The proteins below are encoded in one region of Flavobacterium nackdongense:
- a CDS encoding MFS transporter: MEDYNFLGSIKAKGKYKKTYRDAKQSYLNRIRWAVAMFYFGMGLSFATWASRIPAIKSALNLSDGELGTILFALPVGQLTMMFFSGKLVTRFGSDRILPFAILMYAFSLTNIGLAQNAWQLALGLISFGIFGNLTNISVNTQGIYTEGLFRRAILSSFHGMWSLAGFTGALVGLGMLALKITTYMHFVIVAAVVVVLVAINFKYLIKAKEKVRPEKKKTFRKPDMSLILLGVIGFCSMASEGIMFDWSGVYFKDIVKAPDSLVVLGYTSFMIMMASGRFFGGHLIDRFGRKTVMQISGLMISSGLFMAVFFPYIIPSTIAFMIVGLGVSTVIPTLYSIAGKHPTIPTGEALTAVSSVSFLGFLMGPPVIGHISEQFGLQFSFGFIGLFGFLIAFLVKRVKAIE, from the coding sequence TTGGAAGATTACAATTTTTTAGGCAGTATTAAAGCCAAAGGCAAATACAAGAAAACCTATCGTGACGCCAAGCAATCGTATTTGAACCGAATTCGATGGGCTGTTGCGATGTTCTATTTTGGAATGGGCTTGTCATTTGCCACTTGGGCAAGCCGTATACCTGCGATTAAGTCGGCGCTGAATTTAAGTGATGGAGAACTGGGAACCATTTTATTTGCATTGCCAGTAGGACAGTTGACGATGATGTTTTTTTCGGGAAAATTAGTAACGCGTTTTGGGAGTGATCGCATTCTGCCCTTTGCTATTTTGATGTATGCCTTTAGTTTGACTAATATTGGTTTGGCGCAAAATGCTTGGCAATTGGCTCTGGGGTTGATCTCTTTCGGGATTTTTGGCAATTTGACTAATATATCCGTAAACACCCAAGGCATTTATACCGAAGGTCTTTTCAGGAGAGCGATTTTGTCTTCTTTTCACGGCATGTGGAGTTTGGCAGGATTCACCGGAGCCCTTGTGGGACTGGGAATGTTGGCACTAAAAATTACGACTTATATGCATTTTGTTATCGTGGCTGCAGTAGTAGTAGTGTTAGTGGCTATCAATTTCAAGTATTTAATAAAAGCTAAAGAAAAAGTCCGTCCCGAAAAGAAAAAAACATTCAGAAAACCAGATATGTCCTTGATTTTGTTGGGCGTTATTGGGTTTTGTAGTATGGCGAGCGAAGGAATTATGTTCGATTGGAGTGGCGTTTATTTCAAAGATATTGTCAAAGCTCCCGATTCATTAGTGGTCTTGGGCTATACTTCCTTTATGATTATGATGGCGAGCGGACGATTTTTTGGAGGTCATTTAATCGATAGATTTGGTCGAAAAACAGTGATGCAAATCAGCGGTTTGATGATTTCATCGGGTTTATTTATGGCGGTATTTTTCCCCTATATCATTCCGAGTACTATTGCTTTTATGATTGTTGGTTTGGGCGTGTCGACGGTTATTCCCACTTTGTATAGCATCGCGGGAAAACATCCAACAATTCCAACTGGCGAAGCGTTGACAGCTGTTTCCAGCGTAAGTTTTCTTGGTTTTTTGATGGGACCACCTGTGATCGGTCATATTTCCGAACAATTTGGTTTGCAATTTTCATTCGGTTTTATCGGGCTGTTTGGATTTTTAATTGCTTTTTTGGTCAAAAGAGTCAAAGCAATCGAATAG
- the hflX gene encoding GTPase HflX gives MLEKEIINFEKTAIVGIVTQNQSEDKLNEYLDELEFLTFTAGGEVVKRFWQKMDKPNPKTFLGTGKIDEINLFVKENDISSLVFDDELTPSQQKNISKIIDCKILDRTNLILDIFAQRAETSYARTQVELAQCIYLLPRLSGLWTHLERQKGGIGMRGPGETEIETDRRIVRDRISLLKEKIKAIDKQMGTQRGNRGAMVRVALVGYTNVGKSTLMNAIGKSDVFVENKLFATLDTTVRKVVIKNLPFLLSDTVGFIRKLPTQLVDSFKSTLDEVREADLLLHVVDISHPDFEDHIESVNQTLADIKAKDKPVLMVFNKIDAYKHLTIDEDDLMTEKTPRHFTLEEWKTTWMHRVGEENALFISAANKENFEEFRERVYEAVRQIHITRFPYNKFLYPDYKDAVEKEEKE, from the coding sequence ATGTTAGAAAAAGAAATAATCAATTTTGAAAAAACGGCCATTGTTGGTATCGTTACCCAAAATCAAAGCGAAGATAAACTCAACGAATATCTGGACGAATTGGAGTTTTTGACTTTTACCGCTGGTGGTGAAGTGGTGAAACGTTTTTGGCAAAAAATGGACAAACCCAATCCCAAAACTTTTTTAGGAACTGGAAAAATAGACGAAATCAATCTTTTTGTAAAGGAAAATGACATCTCAAGTTTGGTTTTTGATGATGAATTGACGCCTTCGCAGCAAAAAAATATTTCCAAAATCATCGATTGCAAAATCCTCGATAGAACTAATCTTATCCTTGATATTTTTGCACAAAGAGCCGAAACTTCGTATGCCAGAACGCAGGTCGAACTGGCACAATGTATTTATTTGTTACCCAGATTATCCGGACTATGGACACACTTGGAACGTCAAAAAGGGGGAATAGGCATGCGTGGACCTGGAGAAACGGAGATTGAAACTGATAGACGTATCGTTCGGGACAGAATTTCGTTATTGAAAGAAAAAATAAAAGCCATCGACAAACAAATGGGAACCCAACGAGGCAATCGGGGCGCTATGGTTCGGGTGGCTTTGGTAGGTTATACCAATGTGGGAAAATCAACTTTGATGAATGCCATTGGCAAAAGCGATGTTTTTGTAGAGAACAAACTTTTTGCTACTTTGGACACCACCGTTCGAAAAGTGGTGATTAAAAACCTACCTTTCTTGCTTTCGGATACCGTAGGATTTATTCGAAAATTGCCAACTCAATTGGTCGATTCCTTCAAAAGTACGCTCGATGAGGTTCGCGAAGCCGATTTGTTATTACACGTGGTCGATATTTCGCATCCGGATTTTGAAGATCATATCGAATCGGTAAATCAAACTTTGGCAGATATCAAGGCGAAAGACAAGCCTGTGCTGATGGTTTTCAATAAAATCGATGCTTATAAACATTTGACCATCGACGAAGATGATTTAATGACCGAAAAAACACCCAGACATTTCACCCTCGAAGAATGGAAAACGACTTGGATGCACCGTGTGGGCGAAGAAAACGCCTTGTTTATTTCGGCCGCCAATAAAGAGAATTTCGAAGAATTCAGAGAGCGAGTGTACGAAGCGGTGAGACAAATTCACATCACACGTTTTCCCTACAATAAGTTTTTATATCCTGATTATAAGGATGCTGTGGAGAAAGAAGAGAAAGAATAA